TTTTTCGAGTTCCTGATCCGCCATATTCGGCAGTGTAATAATGGTCGTAATTAATCCTTGACCCGAAACGGCAATTTTTAGTTTATGGAGCGGTATCCGCTGGTATTGAAGCCAGTTCTTCAGCCCCGAAACATCATAACCGGTCGGCACGGCATAGCCAATATTTTTACCGCCCGGTTCCTTGTATGATGCTTGCATATGTATCTCAATTTCTTTAGATTTTCCGACAGCAATTGTGGCTATTGACAATTCATTTTCACCGATGACAGCCAGCCAGTGTTTTTTCATGCGGAAAGTCTCTCCTACTCTTCTCGTATCACCCATAACACTATAATAGTATAGGATTTTTCTCAGAACAACAAGATTCTGGCAGAATATCCAATTTTAATTCAAGGAATCTCAAATGCCAGTTAGGATAAAATCTCCATTTGCAAAGGAAGTGCCGAGAGTATTTTTTCTAATTCCGGCCAGCAGTACCTGGTCGTTTGGATCATTACTTCACCTTTGGCTTTATCGGTTGTTGTGACCACCCCCAGGTGACCAAGTCCCTCGACATATTTGGCCAAAAGCTGAATATCTGAACGGGGGATCCTTGCTTTGACCAGCAGATCAGAACTTTCCCAGCTGCTATGGGATTCTTCATCAATTGATTTTACTTTTAAATTTTCAATATTCCCGTCTTTTTTCATTTGGTCTTTCTCCCGTGTCCTTACCCGATGTTTTTATTCTTTGTTGTTATCTCAGGTTGTTCTTCCCAGGGTAATCAAGCTTGCATGAATGATTTGGGCAGGGAATTTGTGAACGTTGTACTTGTCAGCCCTGATATTGTGATCATGAACCTAACGGGCAGGAACTACTTTGCGCAGGATACTGAAAGGTTTCAACGGTGCGGGAGCCGCAATCTTCAGTTTTTGCTGCGGATGCCTCGCCACATCGGTCTTCTCCCCATCCAAGCTCCAGAGGCCGTTCACTTTAAATGTCCACGGTT
Above is a genomic segment from Dehalobacter sp. 12DCB1 containing:
- a CDS encoding DUF4911 domain-containing protein, which translates into the protein MKKDGNIENLKVKSIDEESHSSWESSDLLVKARIPRSDIQLLAKYVEGLGHLGVVTTTDKAKGEVMIQTTRYCWPELEKILSALPLQMEILS